One Jeotgalibaca porci genomic region harbors:
- a CDS encoding HK97-gp10 family putative phage morphogenesis protein, with amino-acid sequence MAGLIKFEGADEFEGLLSKAFKQAPDVANKVVKNTTEKGMAKAKRLAPRDTWFLHDNIYTEYKPLSGYVHSPASYSGYQEYGTRYMSAQPFMRPMMQWLAPQFERDMKDAMEGTLR; translated from the coding sequence GTGGCTGGCTTAATCAAGTTTGAGGGTGCTGATGAGTTTGAAGGTCTTCTAAGCAAAGCATTTAAACAAGCGCCCGATGTAGCGAACAAAGTTGTCAAAAACACTACTGAAAAAGGTATGGCGAAAGCCAAACGTTTAGCACCACGCGACACATGGTTCTTACACGATAATATTTACACAGAATACAAGCCGTTGAGTGGTTACGTTCATTCGCCAGCTAGTTATTCTGGCTACCAAGAATATGGCACGCGGTACATGAGCGCACAACCGTTTATGCGACCGATGATGCAATGGCTGGCACCACAATTTGAGCGGGACATGAAAGACGCAATGGAGGGAACATTACGATGA
- a CDS encoding phage major tail protein, TP901-1 family has protein sequence MAELLSGKDVILFFRKRADHATEDGAKLKFQSEHSVSKSKNNEATVTKDGTVNSISDGENTLDLTSFAYTDDTVTVPMWKELETWFDDNELTEIWEVNIASLKADKYDATYYQGYFTSFEMSYPGEGNVELSMSYAVNGKGVKGTDTLTAEQLASIESAAYEYQTIAATGV, from the coding sequence ATGGCAGAACTATTAAGCGGTAAAGACGTTATTCTATTTTTTAGAAAACGTGCTGACCATGCGACAGAAGACGGAGCGAAACTTAAATTTCAATCCGAGCATTCTGTTTCAAAGAGTAAAAACAATGAAGCAACCGTAACGAAAGACGGAACAGTGAACTCGATTTCAGACGGAGAAAACACACTTGATTTGACATCATTTGCTTACACTGATGACACTGTAACAGTACCGATGTGGAAAGAGCTAGAAACGTGGTTTGACGATAACGAGCTGACAGAAATTTGGGAAGTGAACATTGCATCGCTTAAAGCTGATAAATATGATGCCACGTATTACCAAGGTTACTTTACATCGTTTGAGATGAGTTATCCCGGAGAAGGAAACGTAGAGTTGTCAATGAGCTATGCCGTCAATGGTAAGGGTGTGAAAGGCACGGACACGCTGACAGCAGAACAATTAGCATCTATCGAGTCCGCTGCATATGAATATCAAACAATCGCTGCAACTGGCGTTTAA